Proteins encoded together in one Mycobacterium simiae window:
- a CDS encoding MBL fold metallo-hydrolase: MPIVDDNYTGHVNPGTAARRTLPGVTIVKASVGPMDNNAYLVTCSETGETLLIDAANDADVLLDLIGEHAPKLSLIVTSHQHFDHWQALEAVAAATGAPTAAHQIDAEPLPVKPDRLLAHGDTVQVGKLTFDVIHLRGHTPGSVALALDGPATGGVTQLFTGDCLFPGGVGKTWQEGDFTQLLNDVTSRVFEVYADSTVVYPGHGDDTLVGTERPHVDEWRERGW; this comes from the coding sequence ATGCCCATCGTGGACGACAACTACACCGGTCACGTCAATCCTGGTACCGCCGCCCGTCGCACCCTGCCCGGGGTCACGATCGTCAAAGCATCGGTCGGCCCCATGGACAACAACGCGTACCTCGTGACATGTTCCGAAACCGGCGAAACCCTGCTCATCGACGCGGCCAACGACGCCGATGTACTGCTCGACCTGATCGGCGAGCACGCACCGAAGCTCTCGCTGATCGTGACCAGCCATCAGCATTTCGATCATTGGCAGGCCCTGGAAGCTGTCGCCGCGGCCACCGGTGCGCCGACGGCGGCCCACCAGATCGACGCCGAGCCGCTGCCGGTCAAACCCGATCGCTTGTTGGCCCATGGCGACACCGTGCAGGTCGGCAAGCTGACCTTCGACGTGATCCACCTGCGCGGCCACACGCCCGGATCGGTGGCGCTCGCCCTGGACGGCCCGGCCACCGGCGGGGTGACGCAGCTGTTCACCGGGGACTGCCTGTTCCCCGGCGGGGTGGGCAAGACCTGGCAGGAGGGCGACTTCACGCAGTTGCTCAACGATGTCACCAGCCGGGTCTTCGAGGTGTACGCGGATTCCACCGTCGTCTACCCCGGTCACGGCGACGACACGCTGGTGGGTACGGAACGCCCGCATGTCGACGAGTGGCGCGAACGGGGCTGGTAG
- a CDS encoding universal stress protein, whose product MSAYRTVVVGTDGSDSSLRAVERAATIAGADAKLIIASAYLPQPQDGRAADVLKEESYKVSGTAPIYAILQDAKERAHKAGAKNIEERPIVGAPVDALVSLADEEKADLLVVGNVGLSTIAGRLLGSVPANVSRRATVDVLIVHTTS is encoded by the coding sequence ATGTCCGCTTATCGGACTGTGGTGGTCGGGACGGACGGCTCGGACTCATCGTTGCGTGCCGTGGAACGGGCGGCCACCATCGCCGGGGCCGATGCCAAGCTGATCATCGCGTCCGCCTACCTGCCCCAGCCTCAGGACGGCCGGGCCGCCGATGTCTTGAAAGAAGAGAGCTACAAGGTGTCGGGCACCGCCCCGATCTACGCGATTTTGCAGGATGCCAAGGAGCGGGCGCACAAGGCCGGCGCGAAGAACATCGAGGAGCGCCCGATCGTCGGTGCCCCGGTGGACGCGCTGGTCAGCCTCGCCGACGAAGAGAAGGCCGACCTGCTGGTGGTGGGTAACGTCGGGCTCAGCACCATCGCGGGCCGGCTGCTGGGTTCGGTGCCGGCCAACGTCTCCCGTCGCGCTACCGTCGACGTGCTGATCGTGCACACCACCTCCTGA
- a CDS encoding WS/DGAT/MGAT family O-acyltransferase: protein MRQLSWTDDMMLRAETPEAPIQIQLLLIYDSSTALGGTVTFKAILEELDARLHLADVFRQRLTELPGGFHRPYWVDDPSFDLDYHVRQIGLPEPGDWRQLCIEIAQLHARQIDLRRPPWEITIIEGLNSVPGVPEGSFAMALKLHHCAVDGMASVQMIAALHDLAADSPRPTGPDNPWQPLRLPSTAELLSRGTLNAALYPWRTGRVLGTNAPKAVRGLIGLPGKVIGSAVRAAARGVVPSFAPTTRFNQALSSSRVFEARFHDLADFKRIKASVPGATINDVALAYVGGALRAYLKGHGELPEESLVAACPMSVRKAGDETSKGNNLFGRLQTLGTDIADPLERLAAIAASTAGSRAEAESTATTQLIELIGTLPTSLLGMTAKVASALPFSGPTIANTTVTNVAGPSEPLYFSGARLLRAAGLGPLVGGANLIHVVASYNGILSISATADRDALADPARYAACMEGAFQELLSAVDADD from the coding sequence ATGCGGCAACTGAGTTGGACCGACGACATGATGTTGCGCGCGGAGACGCCGGAGGCGCCGATACAGATTCAGCTGCTGCTGATCTATGACTCGTCGACCGCCCTGGGCGGCACAGTGACGTTCAAGGCGATCCTCGAGGAACTCGACGCCCGATTGCACCTCGCAGATGTCTTCCGGCAGCGATTGACGGAGCTACCCGGCGGTTTCCATCGGCCCTATTGGGTGGACGACCCAAGCTTCGACCTCGACTACCACGTCCGCCAGATCGGGTTGCCGGAGCCCGGCGACTGGCGGCAACTCTGTATCGAGATCGCGCAGCTGCACGCTCGGCAGATCGACCTGCGGCGTCCTCCGTGGGAGATCACCATCATTGAGGGACTCAATAGCGTGCCCGGGGTACCGGAGGGCTCGTTTGCGATGGCGTTGAAACTGCACCACTGTGCGGTCGACGGCATGGCGAGCGTGCAAATGATCGCGGCATTGCACGATCTTGCCGCCGACAGCCCGCGTCCCACTGGACCCGACAACCCCTGGCAGCCTCTTCGGCTTCCTTCGACCGCAGAATTGCTTTCACGCGGAACCCTCAACGCTGCGTTGTATCCATGGCGCACGGGTAGGGTTTTGGGCACTAACGCCCCCAAAGCGGTCCGCGGCTTGATCGGTCTGCCGGGCAAGGTAATTGGAAGTGCCGTACGCGCCGCCGCGCGTGGCGTTGTACCGTCGTTCGCGCCGACAACTCGCTTCAACCAGGCGCTCTCGTCGAGCCGAGTCTTCGAGGCTCGGTTCCACGATCTCGCAGATTTCAAGAGGATCAAGGCCAGCGTCCCGGGAGCGACGATCAACGACGTCGCACTGGCCTACGTCGGTGGAGCACTTCGTGCGTATCTCAAGGGCCACGGTGAGCTTCCCGAGGAATCGCTCGTCGCGGCCTGCCCGATGTCAGTACGCAAAGCGGGCGATGAGACCAGCAAGGGAAACAACCTATTCGGCCGGCTACAAACACTCGGAACCGACATCGCTGATCCGCTTGAGCGTCTCGCCGCCATCGCGGCATCGACCGCGGGGAGCCGCGCCGAGGCGGAATCGACGGCCACCACCCAGCTCATCGAATTGATTGGCACACTGCCAACTTCACTACTGGGGATGACAGCGAAGGTCGCCAGCGCGCTCCCGTTCTCCGGTCCGACGATCGCCAACACAACGGTCACCAACGTTGCGGGTCCCAGCGAGCCGCTCTACTTCAGCGGTGCCCGACTCCTCCGCGCCGCCGGGCTCGGACCGCTGGTCGGCGGCGCGAATCTGATCCACGTCGTTGCCAGCTACAACGGGATCTTGTCAATCAGCGCTACGGCGGATCGTGACGCCCTGGCCGATCCGGCCAGGTATGCCGCATGCATGGAGGGCGCATTTCAGGAATTGCTTTCCGCGGTAGACGCGGACGATTAA
- a CDS encoding mannosyltransferase, which produces MATPALEQSIPDIPDVDPGTGPVATRGRLLDPWLIAVLATVVSGAWASRPSLWFDEGATISAAASRTLPELWRLLGHIDAVHGLYYLLMHGWFALFPPTEFWSRLPSALAVGAAAAGVVVFTRRFTPGRGTAVCAGVIFAILPRTTWAGMEARSYALSVAAAIWLTVLLVAAVRRSRPRWWVGYTVGLMMSILLSLNLILLVLVYAAMLPMLTRGGARKSPALWWAAATAVALGVMTPFVVFAHGQAFQVNWLFPVSWHYAFDITQRQYFDHSVPVAVLSAVVMVAAIAARLAGAPAPAGDMRRLVIICVAWIVLPTAAVVIYSAVAEPMYFPRYLILTTPAMAVLLAICVVTVARRPVLIAGVVAVFAAAAVPNYLFIQRWPYAKEGWDYSQVADVISAHAAPGDCLLVDNTVPWRPGPIRALLATRPAAFRPLIDIERGVYGPKVGSLWDGHVAVWLTTAKINKCTTLWTITNYDKSFPDHQVGRGLPPGVFGRAPAFRFPAYLGFQIVERWQFHYSQVIKSTR; this is translated from the coding sequence ATGGCTACGCCCGCGCTTGAGCAGAGTATCCCGGATATCCCGGATGTCGATCCCGGGACCGGGCCCGTAGCAACGCGCGGCAGGTTGCTCGACCCGTGGCTGATCGCGGTGCTCGCCACCGTCGTCAGCGGCGCCTGGGCCAGTCGGCCGTCGCTGTGGTTCGACGAAGGCGCGACGATCTCCGCCGCGGCCAGCAGGACGCTGCCCGAACTGTGGCGACTGCTGGGCCACATCGACGCCGTGCACGGCCTCTACTACCTGCTGATGCACGGTTGGTTCGCGCTCTTTCCACCGACCGAGTTCTGGTCGCGATTGCCCAGCGCACTGGCCGTCGGCGCCGCCGCCGCCGGGGTCGTGGTGTTCACCCGCCGATTCACCCCGGGACGCGGGACCGCAGTGTGCGCGGGCGTCATCTTCGCGATTCTTCCGCGCACCACCTGGGCCGGGATGGAAGCTCGTTCGTATGCCCTGTCGGTCGCCGCGGCGATATGGCTGACGGTGTTGCTCGTCGCCGCAGTGCGGCGAAGCCGGCCCCGGTGGTGGGTCGGCTACACGGTTGGGTTGATGATGTCGATTTTGTTGAGCCTCAACCTGATCCTGCTCGTGCTGGTGTACGCGGCGATGCTGCCGATGTTGACGCGCGGCGGGGCGCGCAAGTCGCCGGCGCTGTGGTGGGCGGCTGCCACGGCCGTCGCGTTGGGCGTCATGACCCCGTTCGTGGTGTTCGCCCACGGGCAGGCGTTCCAGGTGAATTGGCTGTTCCCGGTGAGCTGGCACTACGCGTTCGACATCACCCAGCGGCAGTATTTCGATCACAGCGTGCCGGTCGCGGTGCTCAGCGCCGTCGTCATGGTGGCCGCGATCGCCGCCCGACTGGCCGGGGCACCCGCCCCGGCCGGTGACATGCGACGCCTGGTCATCATCTGTGTCGCGTGGATCGTGCTGCCCACCGCCGCGGTGGTGATCTACTCGGCCGTCGCCGAGCCGATGTACTTTCCGCGCTACCTGATTCTGACCACCCCGGCAATGGCGGTGCTGCTGGCCATCTGCGTTGTCACCGTGGCGCGCCGACCGGTGCTGATCGCCGGCGTGGTGGCAGTGTTTGCGGCGGCCGCCGTTCCGAACTACCTATTCATCCAGCGTTGGCCGTACGCGAAGGAAGGCTGGGATTACAGCCAAGTGGCCGACGTGATCAGCGCGCACGCCGCACCCGGCGACTGCTTGCTGGTGGACAACACGGTGCCGTGGCGGCCAGGCCCGATTCGCGCCCTGCTGGCCACCCGACCGGCGGCGTTCCGCCCCCTGATCGACATCGAGCGCGGCGTGTACGGGCCGAAGGTCGGTTCGCTGTGGGACGGGCACGTCGCGGTGTGGCTGACGACCGCCAAGATCAACAAGTGCACGACGCTGTGGACCATCACCAACTACGACAAGTCGTTTCCCGATCATCAAGTCGGACGGGGCTTGCCGCCAGGGGTTTTCGGCCGCGCCCCGGCGTTTCGCTTCCCCGCCTACCTCGGCTTCCAAATCGTGGAGCGATGGCAATTCCACTACTCTCAGGTCATCAAATCGACACGATGA
- a CDS encoding MFS transporter yields the protein MANTASDVGSWRELLGRYLGTSTLLAGGVLLYATNEFLTTSLLPSTIAEIGGGRLYAWVITLYLVGSVVAAATVNTLHLRLGARASFLAGLVVFGVASIVCAVAPNMEILIAGRALQGVAGGLLAGLGYALINTTLPRSLWTRGSALVSAMWGVATLVGPAIGGLFAQFGLWRWAFGAMAILTALLAVLVLIVLTNAVPGEATAAVSPVPVWSLILLGGAALAVSAAELPRNVCATAGLLAAGLVLIGIFVRVERTVRAGVLPPSVFGRGPLKWVYLTMAIQMGAVMVDTYVPLFGQRLAHLTPVEAGFLGAALALGWTIAEVGSASLSTPRVVSRVVAVAPLVMASGLALTAATQRDDASLGVVLIWAGGLLIAGIGIGMTWPHLSMRAMDLVDDPAEGSAAAAAINTVQLISAAFGAGLAGVVVNNAGGADLGAARWLYAVIAGLAATAVIASTQAGLRDR from the coding sequence GTGGCGAATACGGCGAGCGACGTCGGCAGTTGGCGCGAGCTGCTCGGCAGGTACCTGGGCACCTCCACACTGCTGGCCGGCGGTGTCCTGCTGTACGCCACCAACGAATTCCTCACCACGAGCTTGCTGCCCAGCACGATCGCGGAAATCGGCGGCGGCCGACTCTACGCCTGGGTGATCACCCTGTACCTGGTCGGCTCGGTGGTCGCGGCGGCCACGGTGAACACGTTGCACCTGCGTCTGGGTGCCCGCGCCTCCTTCCTCGCCGGCCTCGTGGTTTTCGGCGTCGCGAGCATCGTGTGTGCGGTCGCGCCGAACATGGAGATTCTGATCGCCGGACGCGCCTTACAGGGGGTGGCCGGTGGTCTGCTGGCGGGATTGGGTTACGCGCTGATCAACACCACCCTGCCGCGTTCGCTGTGGACCCGCGGCTCGGCGCTGGTGTCGGCGATGTGGGGAGTAGCGACGTTGGTCGGCCCCGCGATCGGCGGCCTGTTTGCGCAATTTGGGTTGTGGCGGTGGGCCTTTGGCGCCATGGCGATCCTGACCGCACTGCTGGCGGTGCTGGTGCTCATCGTGCTCACCAACGCCGTGCCGGGTGAGGCGACGGCGGCGGTGAGCCCGGTGCCGGTGTGGTCACTGATATTGCTGGGTGGCGCCGCGCTGGCGGTCAGCGCCGCGGAGTTGCCGCGCAATGTTTGCGCCACCGCGGGACTGCTGGCCGCTGGTCTGGTGCTGATCGGGATATTTGTTCGCGTCGAGCGAACGGTGCGGGCAGGAGTGTTGCCGCCCAGCGTCTTTGGTCGCGGACCGTTGAAATGGGTCTACCTGACCATGGCGATCCAGATGGGTGCGGTAATGGTCGACACGTACGTGCCGCTGTTCGGTCAGCGGTTGGCGCATCTGACGCCGGTCGAGGCCGGCTTTTTGGGCGCGGCGTTGGCGTTGGGCTGGACGATCGCCGAGGTGGGCAGCGCCTCGCTGAGCACCCCCCGCGTCGTAAGTCGGGTGGTTGCGGTGGCGCCGTTGGTGATGGCGTCGGGCCTGGCGCTGACCGCGGCGACCCAGCGCGACGACGCGTCGCTCGGCGTCGTTCTGATTTGGGCCGGGGGATTGTTGATTGCCGGCATCGGCATCGGGATGACCTGGCCGCATCTGTCCATGCGGGCCATGGACCTGGTCGACGACCCTGCCGAGGGCAGCGCGGCCGCGGCGGCGATCAACACGGTCCAGTTGATCTCGGCGGCCTTCGGAGCCGGGCTCGCGGGCGTAGTGGTCAACAACGCCGGCGGCGCGGACTTGGGCGCCGCGCGCTGGTTGTATGCCGTGATCGCGGGGCTCGCGGCGACGGCCGTAATCGCCTCCACCCAGGCCGGCCTGCGGGATCGCTGA
- the uvrA gene encoding excinuclease ABC subunit UvrA, translating into MADRLIIKGAREHNLRGVDLDLPRDSLIVFTGLSGSGKSSLAFDTIFAEGQRRYVESLSAYARQFLGQMDKPDVDFIEGLSPAVSIDQKSTNRNPRSTVGTITEVYDYLRLLYARAGSPHCPVCGERIARQTPQQIVDQVLAMPEGTRFLVLAPVVRTRKGEFADLFDKLNAQGYSRVRVDGVVHPLTDPPKLKKQEKHDIEVVVDRLTVKVAAKQRLTDSVETALNLADGIVVLEFPDDRDEHDHPREQRFSEKLACPNGHPLAVDDLEPRSFSFNSPYGACPECVGLGIRKEVDPDLVVPDPDRTLAEGAVAPWSAGHTAEYFTRMMAGLGEELGFDVDTPWRKLPAKARKAILEGSDHQVHVRYRNRYGRTRSYYADFEGVLAFLQRKMEQTESEQMKERYEGFMRDIPCPVCDGTRLKPEILAVTLTGEFGGERAAKSIAEVSDLCISDCADFLNALTLGPREQAIAGQVLKEIQSRLGFLLDVGLEYLSLSRAAATLSGGEAQRIRLATQIGSGLVGVLYVLDEPSIGLHQRDNRRLIETLTRLRALGNTLIVVEHDEDTIAHADWVVDIGPGAGEHGGQIVHSGTYQELLANKESITGAYLSGRESIATPPHRRPVDHKRKLTVVGAREHNLRGIDVAFPLGVLTSVTGVSGSGKSTLVNDILAAVLANRLNGARQVPGRHTRVTGLDHLDKLVRVDQSPIGRTPRSNPATYTGVFDKIRTLFAATTEAKVRGYQPGRFSFNVKGGRCEACTGDGTIKIEMNFLPDVYVPCEVCQGARYNRETLEVHYKGKTISEVLDMSIEEAAEFFEPISGIHRYLRTLVDVGLGYVRLGQPAPTLSGGEAQRVKLASELQKRSTGRTIYILDEPTTGLHFDDIRKLLNVINGLVDKGNTVVVIEHNLDVIKTSDWIIDMGPEGGAGGGTVVAEGTPEDVAAVPESYTGKFLAEVVGRSAAPAPAKPRPNRRRKVSA; encoded by the coding sequence GTGGCTGACCGCCTGATCATCAAGGGCGCCCGCGAGCACAACCTGCGCGGCGTCGACCTCGACCTGCCGCGCGATTCGCTGATCGTCTTCACCGGGCTGTCGGGATCGGGCAAGTCGTCGTTGGCCTTCGACACCATCTTTGCCGAGGGGCAGCGCCGCTACGTGGAGTCGCTGTCGGCCTATGCCCGTCAATTCCTCGGGCAGATGGACAAACCCGACGTCGACTTCATCGAGGGCCTGTCACCGGCGGTGTCCATCGACCAGAAATCGACGAACCGAAATCCGAGGTCGACCGTCGGCACGATCACCGAGGTCTACGACTATCTACGGCTGCTCTACGCCCGGGCCGGCAGCCCGCACTGCCCGGTGTGTGGCGAGCGGATTGCCCGCCAGACGCCGCAGCAGATCGTCGATCAGGTGTTGGCGATGCCGGAGGGCACCCGATTCCTGGTGCTCGCCCCGGTGGTGCGCACCCGTAAGGGTGAGTTCGCCGACCTGTTCGACAAGCTGAACGCGCAGGGTTACAGCCGGGTGCGGGTCGACGGAGTGGTGCATCCGCTGACGGACCCGCCGAAGCTGAAGAAGCAGGAGAAGCACGACATCGAGGTCGTGGTGGACCGGTTGACCGTCAAGGTCGCCGCCAAGCAACGGCTGACCGACTCGGTCGAGACCGCGCTGAACCTCGCCGACGGCATCGTGGTGTTGGAGTTTCCCGACGATCGTGACGAGCACGACCACCCACGTGAGCAGCGGTTCTCCGAGAAGCTGGCCTGTCCCAACGGACATCCGCTGGCCGTCGACGACCTGGAGCCGCGATCGTTTTCGTTCAACTCGCCCTACGGCGCCTGCCCCGAATGTGTGGGCCTGGGCATCCGTAAGGAGGTCGATCCCGATCTGGTGGTGCCGGACCCGGACCGCACCCTGGCCGAGGGCGCCGTGGCACCGTGGTCGGCGGGGCACACCGCGGAATACTTCACCCGGATGATGGCCGGCCTCGGCGAGGAACTCGGATTCGATGTCGACACGCCGTGGCGCAAGCTGCCGGCCAAGGCGCGCAAGGCGATTCTCGAAGGCTCCGATCACCAGGTCCACGTGCGGTACCGCAACCGCTACGGCCGAACCCGTTCGTACTACGCGGATTTCGAGGGGGTGCTCGCGTTCCTGCAACGCAAGATGGAGCAGACCGAATCCGAGCAGATGAAGGAACGGTACGAGGGCTTCATGCGGGACATCCCGTGCCCGGTATGCGACGGGACCCGGCTCAAGCCGGAGATCCTGGCGGTGACGCTGACGGGGGAGTTCGGGGGGGAGCGGGCTGCCAAGTCCATCGCCGAGGTCAGCGACCTGTGTATCTCAGACTGCGCCGACTTCCTCAACGCGCTCACCCTCGGCCCTCGCGAGCAGGCGATCGCGGGGCAGGTGCTCAAAGAGATCCAGTCGCGGCTGGGCTTCCTGCTCGACGTGGGGCTGGAATATTTGTCGCTGTCCCGGGCGGCGGCCACGCTGTCCGGCGGTGAGGCGCAACGCATTCGGTTGGCCACCCAGATCGGCTCGGGTTTGGTCGGGGTGCTCTACGTTCTCGACGAGCCGTCCATCGGGCTGCATCAGCGCGACAATCGTCGGCTGATCGAAACCCTCACGCGGCTAAGGGCTTTGGGGAACACGCTGATCGTCGTCGAGCATGACGAGGACACCATCGCGCACGCCGACTGGGTCGTCGACATCGGGCCGGGCGCCGGGGAGCACGGCGGCCAGATCGTGCACAGCGGCACCTATCAGGAGCTGTTGGCCAACAAGGAATCCATCACCGGCGCCTACCTGTCGGGCCGCGAAAGCATCGCCACGCCCCCACATCGACGTCCGGTTGATCACAAGCGCAAGCTCACCGTTGTCGGGGCTCGCGAGCACAATCTGCGCGGCATCGACGTCGCGTTCCCGCTCGGCGTTCTGACCTCGGTCACCGGTGTGTCGGGTTCCGGCAAGTCGACACTGGTGAACGATATTTTGGCGGCCGTGCTGGCCAACCGGCTCAACGGCGCCCGGCAGGTTCCCGGCCGGCACACCCGGGTCACCGGCCTGGACCACCTGGACAAGCTGGTGCGGGTGGATCAGTCGCCGATCGGCCGCACGCCGCGATCCAACCCCGCCACCTACACCGGGGTGTTCGACAAGATCCGCACTCTGTTCGCCGCGACCACCGAGGCGAAAGTTCGTGGCTACCAACCCGGGCGATTCTCGTTCAACGTCAAGGGCGGCCGCTGCGAGGCATGCACCGGCGACGGCACGATCAAGATCGAGATGAACTTCCTGCCCGACGTGTATGTCCCCTGTGAGGTGTGCCAGGGGGCCCGGTACAACCGGGAAACGCTGGAGGTGCACTACAAGGGCAAGACGATCTCCGAAGTGCTGGACATGTCGATCGAGGAAGCGGCGGAGTTCTTCGAACCGATCAGCGGAATCCATCGCTACCTGCGTACCCTCGTCGACGTCGGTCTGGGTTATGTCCGGTTGGGGCAACCGGCGCCGACGTTGTCCGGGGGTGAGGCGCAGCGGGTGAAGCTGGCGTCCGAACTGCAGAAGCGCTCGACCGGCCGGACCATCTACATTCTCGACGAGCCCACCACCGGGCTGCATTTCGACGACATCCGCAAGCTGCTCAACGTCATCAACGGCCTTGTCGACAAAGGCAATACGGTTGTGGTGATCGAACACAACCTGGACGTGATCAAGACGTCGGACTGGATCATCGATATGGGTCCCGAGGGCGGTGCCGGCGGCGGCACCGTGGTTGCCGAGGGCACTCCGGAGGATGTCGCTGCGGTGCCGGAAAGCTACACCGGCAAGTTTCTCGCCGAGGTCGTCGGCCGCAGCGCTGCGCCGGCGCCGGCCAAGCCGCGCCCCAACCGGCGCCGCAAAGTGAGTGCTTAA
- a CDS encoding MgtC/SapB family protein, whose protein sequence is MGDWLSGPLLGGNVQNLRHFVELFAAFGLTALIGLERTVQGKSAGLRTQTIVGTSAALIMLVSKYGFANVLAPGTVILDPSRVAAQIVTGVGFLGAGLIITRRGAVHGLTTAAAVWESAAVGMASGAGLLLLAMVVVLLHFVSALAFSAVERQLGARLRGTTRLQVIYENGRGVLREVLRVCGQRDWQLTELDADAHDIDNGEVRVTMTLSGSRMGMAPEALTAINGVIAVLRAEETTD, encoded by the coding sequence ATGGGAGATTGGCTGTCGGGCCCGCTGCTGGGCGGCAATGTGCAAAACCTGCGGCACTTCGTCGAGCTCTTCGCGGCGTTCGGGTTGACCGCGCTGATCGGCCTAGAGCGCACCGTGCAGGGCAAGAGCGCCGGACTGCGCACCCAGACCATCGTCGGCACGTCGGCGGCGCTGATCATGCTGGTCAGCAAGTACGGCTTCGCCAATGTGTTGGCTCCGGGCACGGTCATCCTCGACCCGTCCCGGGTGGCGGCCCAAATCGTCACGGGCGTCGGGTTTTTGGGTGCGGGGCTGATTATCACGCGCCGCGGCGCCGTGCACGGCCTCACCACCGCGGCGGCCGTCTGGGAGTCCGCGGCCGTCGGCATGGCGTCCGGTGCCGGCTTGCTGCTGCTCGCCATGGTGGTGGTGCTGCTGCACTTTGTCAGCGCCCTGGCCTTCAGCGCGGTGGAGCGTCAACTGGGAGCCAGGTTGCGTGGGACCACGCGGCTGCAGGTCATTTACGAAAACGGCCGAGGCGTGCTGCGCGAAGTGCTGCGAGTGTGCGGGCAACGCGACTGGCAACTGACCGAGCTCGACGCCGACGCTCACGACATCGACAACGGCGAGGTCCGGGTGACGATGACGCTGTCGGGTTCGCGAATGGGAATGGCGCCAGAGGCTTTGACCGCGATCAACGGCGTCATCGCCGTGCTGCGGGCCGAGGAAACGACGGACTAG
- a CDS encoding NYN domain-containing protein → MTESATTRVAVYLDFDNIVISRYDQVHGRNSFHKDKANGLETDRLQSATVDVGAIIDFASSFGTLVLTRAYADWSADVNAAYHGQLVGRAVDLVQLFPAAAYGKNGADIRLAVDAVEDMFRLPDLTHVVIVGGDSDYIALAQRCKRLGRYVVGIGVAGASSRSLAAACDEFVTYDALPGISTQESRAAEPKGRARRSSGRDADDDAVPADPQAAATGLLERALRIGQDKDDAEWLHNSAVKAQMKRMDPSFSEKALGFRSFSDFLRSRGDLVQLDETSTTRLVRLRGDTVS, encoded by the coding sequence ATGACGGAATCGGCCACCACCCGCGTCGCCGTCTACCTCGACTTCGACAACATCGTGATCTCGCGCTACGACCAAGTCCACGGGCGAAACTCCTTCCACAAGGACAAGGCCAACGGCCTCGAAACGGATCGGCTGCAGTCGGCGACCGTCGACGTCGGCGCCATCATCGATTTCGCGTCATCGTTCGGCACACTCGTGCTGACCCGCGCCTACGCGGACTGGTCCGCCGACGTCAACGCCGCCTACCACGGTCAACTGGTGGGCCGCGCAGTCGATCTTGTTCAGCTCTTCCCGGCCGCTGCTTACGGGAAGAACGGGGCGGACATCCGGCTAGCCGTCGACGCGGTCGAAGATATGTTCCGGTTGCCCGATCTGACCCACGTGGTGATCGTCGGCGGCGATTCCGATTACATCGCGTTGGCTCAGCGGTGCAAGCGGCTAGGTCGCTACGTCGTAGGTATCGGTGTGGCCGGTGCCAGCAGCCGGTCACTGGCAGCGGCCTGCGATGAGTTTGTCACCTACGACGCGCTGCCCGGAATATCCACGCAGGAATCGCGCGCGGCCGAACCGAAGGGGCGGGCACGGCGCTCCAGTGGCCGCGACGCCGACGACGACGCGGTACCGGCCGATCCGCAGGCGGCGGCCACCGGGTTGCTCGAACGCGCGCTGCGCATCGGTCAGGACAAAGACGACGCCGAGTGGCTGCACAACTCGGCCGTCAAAGCCCAGATGAAACGGATGGATCCGTCGTTCAGCGAAAAGGCTTTGGGTTTCCGGTCTTTCAGCGACTTCCTCAGGTCCCGTGGCGACCTCGTCCAGCTCGACGAGACGAGTACCACCCGTTTGGTACGGTTACGCGGCGATACTGTCTCGTAG